From the genome of Prionailurus bengalensis isolate Pbe53 chromosome D1, Fcat_Pben_1.1_paternal_pri, whole genome shotgun sequence:
gaataattagattaaaatacaaatatgaaaacccacaaaacctcaaaaataaatgtttgccaaatATTCTAATCTGTGCTCAATATTCAAAGATGGAAGtcgtaataaaaatgaaaacatgcaattttatttactttcaaagtTGCAAAGGACTAGGAAAAGTATTTGCAGCTAATGTTAcaaagactttttatttattattgctatGAAGATGTAGGAGTTGTAAGAACGTTTGGTGACAGAGTAAGCTCTCTGAGCTGTGTGTTATGGCCCAAACACacaaaatgtgtatataatttcACAGcccttcaaaattatttttcggGCTTTTGAAAGCTTTTCCAAGCCTCTTAATAAGGCTTTCAATTACTAAAGGAAACTAGTAGACAAAGTAATTGTGGTTTATGAGCTCATGCTGCCATCTAGTGGCCAAGGTTAGCTCCACCTTGAGGAGGAATTCTTAAAATACTATCTCAAGGAAAGCTGTCTGCCTTGTATTTGAACACATCCTATAGCCGCCGAGACCATGCCAATAGGCGActgaaaactgagaaagaaaatgaaatatatttcgTAACTAACGTGAAATTGTTCATGCCGTGTTCCTAAAGCACATGACGCGAAACAAATTCTTCACCCTCTTGTTCTAAAATAATCCTAAATATTGAAAACTAGGTTTTTAAGAAATCAGGATAGGTCAGTTTGAGGGAATCTTTATTAACAGGAAATTGTATAAACGCTAATATCAGCcttaaaagtaatgaaatttCAGCACATTCCTTTCAAAATGACCTCAGATGGATTTAAGAAACTTCTACTGAATCACTCGTGTCAGATATTGTGCTAAACTCTGGTGAAAAAGTAGTCTTTCCTCAGGACATGCAAGAAGGAAGCGTTTATCTTTTTTTAGGCtactattttcataaaatttgatCAGGAGCAATGGTTCTCTATGCTTTTCTAACATCTACACAGATGATCATACAAAAATTTTACTAGACTaagcaaaaatattagaaatatcaGTCACAAACTTCAGAGCCCTTATCTGTgtcatatttcttaattttataataacaaaGTACCCTACATAATGTTACCTCCATTTCCTAAATGagtatattaagaaatatttgtttacattgtCTGCATTATTAGACATTActtcttattttgcattttgcaCTATGCAATCTTACTTGTGAAGTGTGATTATAACTGGGCCATTCCCatctaaattctctctctctcctctctcttttcctccctcttctcctcccccttccctctcatACCCATACACAATCTTAAGCATGTTAAAAAATGGGGTTTTCTTTAGCTAGATTGTCTCTCACATTGGTAAGGGGCAGGAACGTGTGGAAGAggttatctctttctctctccagacATCTATTTTAaacctttctgtctctttcttcaaAGTTCCATTTCAAATGTGTCCATCTGGAGGTCCCTCCATTCTGTtatgctttttgctttttatatagtACTTTTAGTATTATTACTGACCCCTAGCTAATTTTCCTTTACTTACAagcctctctccctccaaatatAGGCTCTAGCAGCAACAATAaacaatgtttttataatttaggcacatttttatattcttattagtTCTAAGACTCTTTGATAGAATTTATACATTAAATTACATATTAACTTAAGTAAATTGAAACATCTTCtcaattagaaaaattatttttgcttcatcaTTGAAAAACAGTGGTACAACCATGGAGAAAGGGGTTTCTGGAATCTCTGGGAGGGCGCATAACCTCTCAACACACTCAGTGGGAACTCTTTGCTAGGTTACCAATGGCTGTGCTCTTCCCACAGCATCCCGAGATTTGCCTTCAGCCCCGTTATATTTGGCACTGAAATTGCTCAAGTGAGATTGAAGGAGATTGCGGTTCCTGACCCACCATCCTGAGTTCAGATGATGGCTCACTTCGATCTAAGTGTGTTCTATTGGTCCGTTTCTTAGATATCAAGAGCCTTGGCAAAAGTAAAATGTCTACACAGATGATCCTTATGGATTTCAGGGAATTTGTAAGCACCTAAAGAAGACCTGATCGCACCCATTCCGTTCAGAAGGTTAGGTTCTTCACCAAGAGATATTTTCAATTGTACAGGGACTTATAAGCAATTCTGCATCCCCTTTCCTGACCGAAAACGTTtgcttaaattatttctaaaactttcGTTGTTTGAGTTATACACAAAACGTGGTGGAACTTGTCTGATGGTGTCTCCCGACATTATACAACGTGAACAAAATCTAAGACTCTGTGAcccacactttttcttttttcttttttaatttttttatgtttatttattttttttttgaggaagagagagagacagagggtgagtgggggagggtcagagagcgagggagacacaaaatccaaagcaggcttcaggctctgagctgtcaacacagagcctgatgtgcggctcaaactcatgtaccaggagatcatgacctgagccaaagttggaggcttaactgactgagccacccaggtgccccatacccaCACTATTTCTTATCACTACGGCTCCCCAAGGCTGCAAGAGCTGTGTTatgggaggggggtgctgggtTGTGATTTGAATCGATTAGTGTTGAGATGCAGAGTGGCCACTGAATGACCATGAATGAATTCCCTGGCCTGACCCTTATGTCCACTATCCTTCTCCAAGATTGCTTCAGAGGTGTCAATTGCCCCATCATTCATGCCAGAGGGAACATGGGACTCACAAAAGTCCCCCTGAACCCCAGGCTGAAGCAAAGCTACCTTGATCCCAATAACTTGGGTGAAAAAGGTTTGAGGGGATTTTgtggtagttttgttttgttttgtttttaatgttgctTACTTTTCCTAGTCCAATATCATAGAGAAAACAGATCAGATTTGTATTTGTTCCCTGTAGCACTAAACTTAGAAATTGGAGAttctactgaaaaacaaaaacaaaaacacctcaatGGGAGTGGGAAAAAAACAAGGGAATGCTCAAGAACCTTCCTTTGTTACAAGATCTGTGCTGTAAAGGCACAGACTAAAACACTGATAACTTTCCTTTCAGCAAGAGAAAGGGAACTCACTTATATCAGCAGCGGCACAAACATACACATCTGAGACTGTTGATCCCAGCCTTCATCTAATTAActgtttcaaaaatcaataaataatgtgAGTTAAATGGAAGAAATTTCTGTGCTAAAATCTGAATCCTTTTCAGAGCATCACATTGGCACTAATTCTGCTTCTCTAGGTTGCTTGCCCGTGACTCATTCCTGCTGTCTGAGACAGTTGTCTCACCAAAACCATGATTGTCCCTAGCCTATATATCATTTCATTGTCTTGGCATTCAGTTCCCTCCATAACCTGCTCACTCCCTCTGAACACAAACCACTCTATGACCTCATTGCTAAGGGCTATGCACTTAGTGCATAGAACTATagtgtggtggttcctcaaaaaattaaaaatggaactatcctatgacccagaaattcaattgcactgctaggaatctatctaaatgatacaaaaatgctgacttgaaggggcacatgcaccccaatgtttataacagggctatcaacaatagccaaagtatggaaagagcccaaatgtccatcaacagatgaatagataaaaaagaggtggtatatatatatatatatatataccacatatatatatataccacatatatatatatatataccacatatatataccacatatatactatatatatatgccacatatacactatatatatataccacatatataccatatatatatattccatacacacacacacacacacactcaatggaatactactcggtgatcaaaaatattgaaatctcgtcatttgcaactacatggatggaactagagtgtactatactaagtgaagtcagtcagtcagagaaagataaaggtatgacttcactcatatgtgggatttaagaaacaaaatagatgaacatagaggaagggaaggaaaaataagataaaaaccgagagggaggcaaaccataagagactcttaaatacagagaataaactgcgGGTTGATGAGGGTAGGAGGGTGGAGGATGGGttaaaggggtgatgggcattaagaagggcactctTTGGGATGAACAGTGGGTGtcatcactgggttctactcctgaagccaaggctaCACTGTGTGCTAACTGgagaattaaaaagatatataaacataaaaataaatttaaaacaagaataatTGCAATATTCAAAGCGGGTTCCTAATCCTGGGAAGGGATGGTTGTGACACTAACATTCCATCAATACTGCCAAAGAAAGGATTAGTGTATCCAGCATACTCCATCATGAAATTTATTAGGGCACAGACTTGGGATTAAATTTACACTCTAGTTCTCTCTGTATCCTTACTGAGtcatgtttcattttgcttttccccCCCTCTGTCTTCTGCGGTCTagagataaattttatatttttagttcatGTTCAGCCATCAGGGCTCAAATACCTGCAAACTCTAGCTTGCACCAAaagggcactttttaaaaatcataataattaataatacctCTTCcctgaaataattataatacttcTTGAATTGCTCAAATGTtttctgaggcacagaaagatgttaaaatctttttaaacttcattctgtcgtattttttttaattggaacaACCAAAAAAGACTAACATGAAAATAGgatatatattttctgaatttcagtttaGCTCTGACTTCTCAACACCTGTTGCCTCTGacttttttagaattttcttgttctctcattcacatgtttgcattttatttataatttctataataaacagtgcctatttatttttgtctgaaagaaatagaaataactaaATACCAAGTATTAAAGTAGTAGTTGGAACAACATCAAAATCAAATATGTAAAGAGGCATCTCTCTTGTCATTTGTCACTTGGTGGATGAATAAGGTGCAAGAATTGTGCTGTCAATGTTGTTCACCTTTCACTTGTCcatatttgggtttcttttctgcAGTGATCATGACGTTGTATTCTtagaagaatacaaaaataggcataaaagatatttaaaggaaTATGATAGGAGGAGTCCCTTTAGTTAAAGAAATCATTTGTACCTAGGTAACATGCCCTGTTTGCTATTTTCAATtctgtatttagagatagggAGCATGCATATCATTCCAATGAATCTCACCTGGCCTGGACATGTATATTGGTTTAACTAGTGCCACACTATTAATAGCTAGATGATTACAACACTTACTAGATTTTTATCCTATTCctaatgatgaaaatgtttgagGAAGCAGAATTACTCTGACTCTGAGTGACTGGGGATTCTTATCATCCACAGGCACACGATTGAAATGgagctttaaaaagtttttaaaataaaagtcatattgAACGTTTCAAGGATGCCATACTCCAAAGTCTGCACGTTTGTTTAGCATCTTTGGATGATGACCAGGTAGACTAACCATGTCTAGAAGCTTTgccctttatctattttgtatTCCAGACAGGAATTTAATTTCTTATGCAAAACTTCCCCCTGACGATCGTTCTGCACATGGCAGCTTTCACTTCTTTATTTCTCAAGCTGTAGATGAGAGGATTCAACATGGGGATCACTGCTGTGTAGAACACCGACACCACTTTATTGATGTCCAGAGAAAAGATTGCACCTGGCCTCACATAGATAAAGAAGAGGGTCCCATATAAGATGGACACTGCGGTGAGATGGGAGGAGCAGGTAGAAAAGGCTTTGCGCCTCCCATCACCAGAGCGGATCCTCAGGATGGCAGTAAGGATGTAAATATAGGAGATTATAATGGTCAGGCTACTGACAACCAGTACGGCTCCAGCCACAATGAAAACCAACAGTTTATTGATCCGGGTGTCAGCACAtaccagagaaagaaggggggacATGTCACAAAAGAAATGATTGATAATGTTGGAGCGACAAAAGGGAAGTCGGAAAGCAGCCGTTGTGTGAGTCATGGTGCTCAAGAAGCCAATAGTATAGGGTCCAACCACCAACTGTACGCAGAGTCTCTGTGACATGGAGACAGAATACAATAATGGGttacagatggccacatagcggtcataaGCCATGGACGCTAGGAGAAGGCACTCAATGGCCACAAAGAACCCAAAGAACCATTGCTGCAAGGCACAGCCCAGGAAGGAGATGGCCTTCCTCTCAGTGAAGAAGTCAGTGAGCATCTTGGGACCCACTACTGATGAAAAGCAGATGTCCACAAAAGACAGGTGACTGAGAAAAAAGTACATGGGCGTGTGAAGGCGGGGATCTATCTGGATAAGAATAATCATACCCAAGTTTCCTGTGATGGTAACAAggtaaaaaagtagaaatagcaAGAAAAGGAAGACTTGCATTCGAGGATGATACTTCAAACctatgaaaataaattctgtgaTTCTTGTATTGTTCCCATCAGCCATTGGTTGTGTTGTTCTCTAGAGTGAGAAAAACAGAACGTTAATAATgcatacaattttaaattatttaaaagcataACATTATACACAAGAAGAGAAACTACAGGTCCAATTTGGGAGCATTGGTATAAAAAGAGACTAAACTAAAAGCTACCAAGCAAATATAGTAAGGTTCTTACTCTTAACAGCAATAtggtttaaatgttttaaagaaaaaattagaactaaGAGTTGGGTCACCAttagaaaatgtgtaaaattacTCACCACACTTACATATTAAAAGACAGtgcattataattatttcaaaagaattctttaaagaaGCTGATAAAATgtggcaagaaagaaagagaaagaagaaagaaagaaaagagaagaaagaaagaaagaaagaaagaaagagggaggaaggaggaagggaggaggaaggatggaaggatgggagggaggaagtaaggagaaagaaaaaaagagaaaggaaaggaaaagaaaagaaagaaaaggaaaggaaaggaaaggaaagaaaagaaaagaaaagaaaagaaaagaaaagaaaggagaaaaaggaaagaaaatgaaagaaaagaaaaaaaaagaaaacaaagaaaaactttccaaactggaaaaaaaaggaattacttGACTTGGTAAAAAGGATCTTCCTCTAGCTTCCAGAGAATATATGTGTGTAGGGTAAGCCCTGGGAATATTAATACTATAACCAGAAACTATATATTTTCACAATGTGTGTTATTTAACAGTATAGTGAAGGGTACATCCAAAATactaaactataaaaaaagaaagaaggtgtAAGAATTCTAGAAaacagagataagaaaatactgtcactatttgcaaGCAAAATAGTCATCCACATAGAAAGTGTAAAATAGTCAAccaataaagataatttttttagaaaaaaaatgaaagacttcAAAGTAGCAGAAGATTGGtgtaaaaaaaagtcaataataatTACCTATGAATTATAATGGAAAAACTTATATTCATCAATACAAATTGATAAAATAGCTGTAAATAAGCCTAACAAAAACCATTCAAGAttcatatgaagaaaaatataaattatttaactttactGTACAAGGAAAGAACTGCCTAGATCAGtcaaaaaaaacacatttactgtatttttatgtgtttattaagATTCATTTCCTCCTGAGATAGTAAAAATTAGCTCTAACAGGGGCGGTAAGACTCTGCGTGGCCATTCTTCAGGTTGGAATAGCACACACAGATACATCAATTATGAAGGGAACAGAAAATGATATTTCTCCCACAGATATGCTGCAGCTGGAAAGTGTCCTAACAAcatttgggtgggggggggggggaggtagtgACAAATACTTTATTGCTCAATGataaattttcctttctgaaaaaacAGACTGTCTACAATTTTTGTCTGAAATCACATCAGCAAGACGAAACACCCCACTCTGGTCTGGAATATCTAAGTCAGTCTGACAGAGCAAAGCAGTTCCAGTCCCCAACACGAGTACAAAACTCCACATGAGGGATATCTGGATACAACATTCTACACCTAGTTCACCTTTGTAGTTTCCATGGAAACAGGACCCTGTGCTACCTTTGTGGGTCAGACTGTTCTGATGTTGTAATGTTGGCCCCTTTCCACACAGCCTTGCTTTGCTTTGAGCTCATCGCAATTTTCCTTGATTGAAATTTCACCAAAAACTCCCCACTTCTCAAAATCCTATAATAgctctagtttttttttgtttgtgtgtttaatgAGACATCCATGGTTCTAAGTGTGCATGGTCTCCCTCATTGCAGTGGGTCAAAAGCTGATTGGATCAGACTACAAACCTGATCCTGGCTGTTTAAGGCTGATGAGGCCAGGACACCTACCAGGTTATTTGGTAAATTTAATGCAGTTCCAACCAATtggaaaagttaaattaaaatataatttttaatgaaaaaaaatcagatgtttaaattcatggaagagaaaaatgttCAAAGGAGCAAAGgacatttcaaaaaagaaaatcaaagaaacgGGATGTGCTGTTCCAGATATCAACACATAAATAAAGCCATCATGCTTAACCAGTAAGGTATGATTACTAAAATAGGCAGGAGACAGAAAAACCGTAGGCAGACCAAGACGTATATGCCAATTTagtatgaataaacattttctttcaatcAGGAAAGTAAAGATTAATTACAATATTTGGATGGCCATTTCAAAAAATAGATCGTATTAAAATTCCACCCACATCattaaactaaaaaggaaaattctattaTAAACATACAACAGTAAAACACTAAAGAATTAGCATTACGATTTGTTGTATACAGGGATGGACTTCTTAAACAGAACATGAAAATCACCTGAAGAAAAGGTTGAAAGCTTTATGGCATAATACTTTTAAGTAAACAAATGCCAACATATACTCTGGGTAAAATTAAGACATACAGATTGGAGAACTACTGAAACATATGTTACAGAAGACTAAAGTCAGATCACACAAAGAGCTACCACAAATTATCCACTAAGATAGCAAGTATTCATTGTAGTCATTGGCAAAAGATACAGAGAGGACACTCCCAGTCCCAATAAATATGACAAGATGTTTAATATCCCTTTAATATCCCCAATAATCACAGAAACCAAATTGAAACAATAATCATATACTATTTCACCCTTCAAGTGGACAAGATATTAAGAAGTGAGAAAATATACTGAGAAAGCAGGGAGAGAAACTGGTGATCACTGGAGATCACTGGCTGTTACAAGGGTGGGGCCTCCAGAAGGCAATTTTTTACTAtctcttgatatttttttttgaaaagtgattACCTGATGATTCAGAAATCCCATTACTTTTATCTACCCTGAAGAAacacagaatggaaaaacaaTGATGTCCACTTTACTATTGCTTCAAATGATAAAAAAACAGAATCCACATAAATATTCTCCAAAAAGCATAACAGTAAATAAACTTTGGTATTTCATTCTGGGGAATATtgtacagacatttaaaaattaaataatagattaccagaggggaggtgggcatagagcctgcttgggattctctctctctctctctctctctctctctcttcctctgcccctccctttctcaagGGCAtatgctctctccctgtctaaaaaaaaaaataaatcaaaattaaaattaaacaaatatataaggggtgcctgggtgggttagttgGTGGatggtccaactcttgattttggctcaggtcatgatctcatggttcatgggattgaaccctgcttTGGGGCTCAGAGTGGACctttctttggattctctttcttcttctctctctgcctctcccccctcgaaataaataaataaataaataataaataaataataatctaaagcaacccccccccaaaaaaagtaatCTAAagcaattccttaaaatatttcaacatttaaaaagaaaaagagagaagaaaaaaaaatagctacaatCGATTGGGAGAAAAACAGGCAAGAAATATACAAAGCCTAGGTGGGAGAAAGTGAGTAACAAATATAGGCCATGCATTTGAAGTTCGAGATTTCTGAAATTCTGAGAAGCGGAGAGAACTCTAGCCCCAACCTCGCcctttataaataagaaaactgaggctccaagatgTCTGACCCAGGACCACAAAGATGGTGGCAAAGATACAATCAATTTCCACCCTGCGGTTCTAAATCCGTGATTGGCTGCATGGTACAAGACCTTTAAGGTGACAATGGAGAGGGGACAAGGGACAAGCATTTTCAGAGTATGCAAGACTTATCAGATTCGACCCCAGGTGCTCTGCAAATGACAGCCAATTTGACTTCCACCCAAGCTTGGGTAAGAAACATTTTgctatctccattttaaagagcaaacaatcaggggcgcctgggtggctcagttgctcaTTCAATTAggcagttaggcatccaactccagctcaggttatgatctcacagttcgtgagttcaagcccctcctcgggctctgtgctgacagctcagagcctgaagcctgcttggaattccctcccctcctcaaactctgtgtctctccctctcaaaaataaatgaaaatttaaaaaaaaaatgtaaagagcaAACAATCAAGGCTGCCAAATGTAGAAGGTGATACCTGAAGGGCAGGACCTGGTATCTCCAAAGAGTTATCTGCGATTAAGACACTGCCCTATCTGAATACAGGGTATCCACCCTTTCAAAGATGTCACTCCTCCAAGAGGGAAACTCGGATGTCTCAAAGTCTCAACCCAGTCCTACATGTTGTTTGAGGACTGCAGAATCCGACGAAACGCGTATGCAAATTTATCAGTGAAAGAGCTGTTGATTACAAGGAGAGTAAGGAGGTCCCAGGGAATCCTGTAAAGAGTCCAGGTTTGCTCAGGTACAAGCGCTCTCAAACATCTGCACCTGTGCTCCCATTTGTACCCCCTACTTGGAGCGTGATGCTTATAACGCACAGCAGCATGCCGTACAGATGGCACCACCCCTAGAGAGGgtggccctgcctctctctccctgttctggGCAGCCAGTGAATCTGAAGAGGGATTTCACCTGACTATAATCTCTTCGTGCACTTTAGCAGATTTCACATTATTGCATGTTAGGTTTGCTGCAACATTCTAACCAATTATGGTCTGAAAGTGGGTATTTTTCTATGTACCGAAGAAACACATCTTAGATGTCAGTCCTTTTTGTTTTCCCaccaatctttttattttgagcttCTTGAAGAGTAAACGGAGGGACAGAGATGGGTTTTTAAGAATGCTTTAAACTTACATTCCAAGGAGCTCCTTTCTTCTTCCGAGGATTGAATTAAAACGGAGCATAAATTATACTCTTTTTCagcctgttttccttcttcccacctTGATCTGCGCCTCCACACAGAGAAGAGGGCAGACTTTCTTGGAATCACTTGGCTTTATTCTTAAGTTTCCTTCCCAAGGAACTGGTAAGATTCCACTCCAAAGCACATTGTCTTTTCACTTGGTTGGAAGTTTCCAGAATTAGTTacctcattttgttgttgttgttgttctggaaAAACTTATGTCCCAATACATAGCATACCTTGGGAATTTTGTTAAGagggaattaaattaaaatgttattactATCCTTAAACTCTAAAAAATCCACTGGGATCCACTTATTTGCTCTCTGTGCTTGACTTGAGTCAAGTCTTAATTTCTTACCTCcttcttcaacaacaacaacaacaaacatttaatgagtaAACTTCAATACGGTGTTGTAACAACTGCTGAATTTTCCCCCATAAGAAACACCACAGAATTTCTGCAACTGTTCAGCTAGAGATTTTTACCATTGAAGATCAGCCCCCAGGATAGCTTACTTGGCATTGTGATattccatcttcctttcctgATACTCATAGGGAACTCACTGAGAATCATAATGTGTGAAGTATCTCCACCATATTCAATGAGAAATTGAGAGAGATTTCACCGAAAAATACAAGCCTGATACTACATTTTTTCAACTTATATTGATGAATAACACACAGAAAAGTGCAAAAACCTTATGCGTACTGCTCACTGAATTATTACAATGTGAGCACAGGCATGCAAGCCTCCGCCCAAGTCAGGAAATAGAACCTCTCCatccattttatatttgtgaaattCATCTTTTATTGAATACATCTCTAGTTCATGTATTTATGGATGCCAGTATTCCATCCTGTTAGTATTCCACAAATGATTTATCAATTGCTTTGTTGTTGGACATTTGAATTTTTACCAGTTTTtagctttgtgattttttttttctccaatgggCATCCAATGAATGCCATGTGTTTTGGTGTTCAGGAGCATGCATTTCTCTTGGGGATATACCTGGGAGGGAAATTTCTTTGTTATTGGGCGCATATATGTTCCTGAGGACCGATAATCGAAGAAGTCTTCCAAAACCCACTGCTTACACTTCCATTAGCAGTGTATGAAAGTCGCTATTAGCCATTTTATAATGGTGTGTGtataatggtatctcattgtgcctTTAGCTGCCATTTCTAGAGAGATGGAACAATTCTGCAAGCTTTACAAGCCATTTCCATAACCACTTTTTTGAATTGGCTTTTGAAATGTCTTGCCTGCATTTCATCACTGGattgtctttctttaaaagttaagaatagttactgggtggctcagtcggttaagcatccaacttcagctcaggtcacgatctcacagttcatgagtctgagccccgcgtggggctctgcgctgacagctcagagcctggagcctgcttcggatcctgtggctccctctctgcccctcccctgctcatgctctctctctctctctctctctctctctctttctccctttctctctctgcccctccctcactggctctctctctctctctctcaaaataaataaagttgaaaataaataaagaggggcgcctgggtggttcagtcggttaagcgtccaacttcagctcaggtcatgatctcatggtctgtgggttcgagccccgcttcgggct
Proteins encoded in this window:
- the LOC122482804 gene encoding olfactory receptor 1009, yielding MADGNNTRITEFIFIGLKYHPRMQVFLFLLFLLFYLVTITGNLGMIILIQIDPRLHTPMYFFLSHLSFVDICFSSVVGPKMLTDFFTERKAISFLGCALQQWFFGFFVAIECLLLASMAYDRYVAICNPLLYSVSMSQRLCVQLVVGPYTIGFLSTMTHTTAAFRLPFCRSNIINHFFCDMSPLLSLVCADTRINKLLVFIVAGAVLVVSSLTIIISYIYILTAILRIRSGDGRRKAFSTCSSHLTAVSILYGTLFFIYVRPGAIFSLDINKVVSVFYTAVIPMLNPLIYSLRNKEVKAAMCRTIVRGKFCIRN